The Strix uralensis isolate ZFMK-TIS-50842 chromosome 23, bStrUra1, whole genome shotgun sequence genome has a segment encoding these proteins:
- the DFFA gene encoding DNA fragmentation factor subunit alpha isoform X2 encodes MAAPLKRCLLRRRDGREQHGVAASCLRELRDKASGILAIDKAREPITIVLAEDGTIVDDEDYFLCLPSNTKFVALAKNEKWSSKSLDSGAAWLSEAVDEVDSAAEKWKQLARQLKDDLSNIILMSEDDLQVLIDVPRSDLAEELAQSQTKIQVLQDTLQQVLDRREEERQSRQLLELYLEALKNEDSILSKVAESETVPRKEMDVVDTGTSSTGTSAKTALSDQILAALKEKPAPELCLDSQDLEHSVSRCQSSRGQWRDIPDRQSGAMIL; translated from the exons ATGGCGGCGCCGCTGAAGCGCTGCCTGCTGCGGCGGAGGGACGGGCGGGAGCAGCACGGCGTGGCCGCCTCCTGCCTGCGGGAGCTGCGGGACAAGG ctAGTGGCATTCTGGCTATTGACAAGGCCAGGGAGCCCATCACCATAGTACTGGCAGAAGATGGCACCATCGTGGATGATGAAGATTACTTTTTGTGTTTGCCGTCTAACACCAAGTTTGTGGCACTGGCCAAGAATGAGAAATGGTCCAGCAAAAGCTTAG ACAGCGGAGCGGCCTGGCTCTCGGAGGCTGTGGATGAAGTGGACAGTGCTGCAGAGAAGTGGAAGCAGCTGGCCAGGCAGCTGAAGGATGACCTGTCTAATATCATCTTGATGTCTGAAGACGACCTCCAG GTGCTGATTGACGTACCACGTTCAGACCTGGCAGAAGAACTCGCCCAAAGTCAAACCAAAATCCAAGTATTGCAGGACACCCTGCAGCAGGTGCTGGACAGACGGGAAGAAGAACGTCAGTCAAGACAGCTCCTGGAACTCTACCTAGAGGCCTTGAAAAATGAAGACAGTATCTTAAGCAAAGTAGCAG aatcTGAGACTGTACCAAGAAAGGAGATGGACGTGGTTGACACAGGTACCAGCAGTACAGGCACCTCAGCCAAAACAGCGCTCAGTGACCAGATCCTTGCTGCTCTGAAAGAGAAACCTGCTCCAGAGCTCTGCTTGGACAGTCAAGATCTAGAG
- the DFFA gene encoding DNA fragmentation factor subunit alpha isoform X1 — MAAPLKRCLLRRRDGREQHGVAASCLRELRDKASGILAIDKAREPITIVLAEDGTIVDDEDYFLCLPSNTKFVALAKNEKWSSKSLDSGAAWLSEAVDEVDSAAEKWKQLARQLKDDLSNIILMSEDDLQVLIDVPRSDLAEELAQSQTKIQVLQDTLQQVLDRREEERQSRQLLELYLEALKNEDSILSKVAESETVPRKEMDVVDTGTSSTGTSAKTALSDQILAALKEKPAPELCLDSQDLELVLKEDTQALASALRWDKQKAEALQQACDQELSKRLQQVQTLHSLRSTSKGKKTLPWGDWLSSKRKK; from the exons ATGGCGGCGCCGCTGAAGCGCTGCCTGCTGCGGCGGAGGGACGGGCGGGAGCAGCACGGCGTGGCCGCCTCCTGCCTGCGGGAGCTGCGGGACAAGG ctAGTGGCATTCTGGCTATTGACAAGGCCAGGGAGCCCATCACCATAGTACTGGCAGAAGATGGCACCATCGTGGATGATGAAGATTACTTTTTGTGTTTGCCGTCTAACACCAAGTTTGTGGCACTGGCCAAGAATGAGAAATGGTCCAGCAAAAGCTTAG ACAGCGGAGCGGCCTGGCTCTCGGAGGCTGTGGATGAAGTGGACAGTGCTGCAGAGAAGTGGAAGCAGCTGGCCAGGCAGCTGAAGGATGACCTGTCTAATATCATCTTGATGTCTGAAGACGACCTCCAG GTGCTGATTGACGTACCACGTTCAGACCTGGCAGAAGAACTCGCCCAAAGTCAAACCAAAATCCAAGTATTGCAGGACACCCTGCAGCAGGTGCTGGACAGACGGGAAGAAGAACGTCAGTCAAGACAGCTCCTGGAACTCTACCTAGAGGCCTTGAAAAATGAAGACAGTATCTTAAGCAAAGTAGCAG aatcTGAGACTGTACCAAGAAAGGAGATGGACGTGGTTGACACAGGTACCAGCAGTACAGGCACCTCAGCCAAAACAGCGCTCAGTGACCAGATCCTTGCTGCTCTGAAAGAGAAACCTGCTCCAGAGCTCTGCTTGGACAGTCAAGATCTAGAG CTGGTCTTGAAAGAAGACACACAAGCCCTGGCCTCGGCTCTAAGGTGGGACAAGCAGAAAGCTGAAGCTCTGCAGCAAGCCTGTGATCAGGAGCTCTCCAAGCGTCTACAACAAGTGCAGACTTTGCATTCCCTAAGGAGCACGTCAAAGGGCAAGAAAACGCTACCCTGGGGAGACTGGCTTAGTTCAAAACGCAAGAAATAA